GACCTTTCGGGCCGCCTGATCACGACCCTGGTGGACGACACTTTGACGGCCGGTCGTCACGCTCTCGGCTGGGACGGCACAACCTCCCGCGGGACGGGCGTGGAGTCCGGCGTTTACTTCTACAAACTCGATACCGAAACCAACAGCGCAACCCGGCGACTGGTCCTCGTTCGCTAAAGAGTGGCGAGATGACGAAAGGGACCGGCGACGGTCCCTTTTTCACGGCGGAGCGAACCGAGCGAACCGAGCGAACCGAGCGAAGCGAGCTACGCCCCGGCGAACCGAGCTACGCCCCCGGCGAAACGCTCGCGTACGTCGTATAATCGAGCCGGTGCGACCGGTGCGAGCTGGTCGGTACGAGGGAGGCTTCATGGAACCCGGAAAAATCTACGTCGCCGGGGAATGGACACCGGGGAAAGCGGAACCCATCGCCGTCACCAATCCTTACACGGGGGAGGAGGTCGCGTTGGTCGGCGCAGCGTCGGCGGACCAAGTGAGGACGGCCTGCTCGGCGGCGAAAAACGCCTTCACGGAATACGGCCGCTGGCCGGCACACCGGAGGACCGAGGTGGTGGCCGGTCTCCGCGACGCCGTCCGGGGACGGAAAGAAGAATTGGCCCAAATCCTAGTCGCCCAATGCGGCAAGCCGATCACCCTGGCCCGGGCCGAGGTGGAGCGCAGCATCGAGACGCTGACCCTGGCTTCCAAGTGCCCCCGCTGGATGTCCGGTCACGAGGTACCGCTGGATTCCTCGCCCGTAGGCCGGGGGATGCTCGGGCTGGCCCGTCGGGTTCCCATCGGGCCGATAGCCGCCATCACCCCGTTCAACTTCCCCTTGAACCTCACCGCGCATAAACTGGGCCCCGCCCTGGCCGTGGGCTGCACGGTGGTGCATAAGCCGGCCTCGGCCACGCCGCTGGACGCCTTCGTGCTGGCGGAGATTCTGGACGGCCTGGGCCTGCCGCCCGGCACGTACAACCTGGTGCCGGGCCGGGGAGCCGATGTTGGGGAGCCGCTCTGCGCGTCCAAGGAGCTGCGGGCCATCACCTTCACCGGGTCCGGCGACGTCGGACGCTGGCTCACCACCCGGGCGGGAATGAAGAAGCTGACCCTGGAGCTCGGCTCCACCGCCGCGGCCATCGTCGCAGCCGACGCCGACCTGGACTTCGCCGTCCCGCGGCTTGTCCGGGGCGCCTTCAGTTTCGCCGGCCAGAGCTGCATCAGCCTCCAGCGCGCCTTCGTCGAGCGGGGGATTTTCAATGACTTCTGCGACCGCTTTATCGGAGAGACGGAGGCGCTGGGCGTGGGCGACCCGACGCGGGAAGACGTCCTGGTGGGGCCGATGATTTCCGCCGCCGAGGCGGACCGGGCCTTTTCCTGGATCGAGGAGGCCCGGGCGGGTGGAGCGATGGTGCTCACCGGGGGGACGCGCGAGGGGAACGTCATCCGGCCGACGGTCCTCGCCGGCGTGCGGCTGGAGATGAAGGTCGTCGAGCGGGAGGTCTTCGCCCCCGTGGTGAGCCTGGTACCCTACGACACGCTCGACGAGGCCATCGCGTGGACCAACCGGAACGACTACGGCCTGAACCTCTCCATTTTCACGAAAAATCTGGACGCGGCGCTGCGGGCTGCGGACGAGCTCGAGGCCGGGGCGGTGCTGGTCAACGAGTCGCCCACCTGGCGCGCCGACATCATGCCCTACGGCGGCGTCAAGGGCTCGGGGATGGGCCGGGAGGGGACGCGCTACGTCTTCGGTGAACTCACCGAGCCCAAGCTCATCGCCTTCCGGAGATAATAAAACGAGGCGGTCCGCAGAGGACTCATCCTACGGGGCCGCCCTACATTCCCCTCCACCCGTGGGAGGAACATCCCCTCACAGGCCGGGGGCGAGGGCTCTGGCCAATAACCCCGGACGCTCGTAAATAATCCGTATATAATAAAGAGATAAGGTATTATTAAAGGCGAAATTATATGCATTATTACCCGTAACCTTACTCGTTCTTGCCGAACGAGACGCCGCACCGGACGGTAACTCTACCACGCCCTACCGCCGCCGGTGAGCTTGGACGTTAGCCATACACGTAAGGAGAATGCTCGATCATGACATCAAAACAACAACGGGAAGCCCTGGAATACTTCAGGAAGCACGCCGAAGAATGGAGGTCGAAAGCCGAGGGACTCGGGAGCACCGAGGTGAATGTCATCGAGCAAAGAAATAGGTACGTCCTTGCGATTGCGGATGAGAATCCCGCGATGCGGTCGTTTCTCGATGTCGGGTGCGGCACGGGAGAACTCGTCTGCCATGTCGCCAGACGCGGAGTTGACGCCGTTGGTGTGGATTACGCACAAGAGATGATAGATTTGGCATCCCAAAAAGCTATTGATGAGGCCGTTACACAAGCCAAATTCATGTGCTGTTCCATCTTTGACTTCGAGATACCCAGTAAAAGCTATGACCTTATTTCAGCAAATGGTTTCATCGAATATATCTCTCAGCAAGAAATGAACACCTTTTTCGATCTCGTCACGGATGCCCTTGCTCCAGGGGGTTCGTTCGTCGTCGGCTCTCGCAACCGCCTCTTCAACCTCGTCTCCATGAATGATTTCACGCTGCAAGAACTGGAGGTCGCCGATATTGAACTTCTCATCAGGGAGGCGGTGAAGTGGACTACCGCAAAGCGGATTGCGGATGTTCTAAGTGCGGATTGCGCGCCGCTCCAGGCACCCATGACGGAACAAGCGAAGACCGGAATTGACGTAATGACGCGATTCCAATACACCCCATTACAGTTGATCGGTTTATTGCGCGCCAGAGGCTTGCAAGCTGTCGAGGTGTATCCCGTGCATATTCACGGCGTACCGCCTTCATTTTGCGAGACGAACGCACAGATTCACTCATCCATCGCCGACCTGCTGCAAGTTCACGCCAGACACAACACACAGCTTCTCGTGCATGCGTCCGCATTTATGCTGCACGTCAAGAAAGAAGAATAGTTGCAGAGCGTTCTTACAATCGTCATGTACCATTACGTGCGGATTCTCCGATACTCCCGTTATCCTGAAATCAAGGGCTTGTCCATAAACGACTTTGAAGAGCAGATAAGCTACATCAAGAAACACTACAACGTCATCAGCGGCCAAGAATTGATGGACGCGATCGTCGAAGGTGCGCCACTGCAGCCCCATCCGCTCATGCTGACCTTCGACGATGGTTACATAGACCATTTCACGGAGGTATTCCCGGTTTTAGATCGAGAGAACCTGCATGGGTGCTTCTTTCCAACAGCCAGGTGCATACTCGAGCACAAAGTGCTCGACGTGAACAAAATTCACTTTGTGCTCGCGAGCGCCCCTGATAAGCGATCTCTCGTCGAGCACATCTGTAATCGTATTGATGAAAGCCAATCCCGCTACGACCTGCCGGCATCCTCTGCGTACTGGGAGAAGATAGGTAGGCCGAGTCGTTACGACACCGCCGAGGTCATTTTCTGTAAGCGCACACTGCAGCGCGAGTTGCCGCTCGAACTGAGAAAAGCCATTACAGATGAACTATTCAGCCGATATGTAACCGGCGATGAAGACTCTTTCTCGCGAGAACTGTACATGAATCGTGACCAGATCCGAGCACTCCAAGAATGCGGAATGTATGTGGGATCCCACGGATATGATCACATCTGGCTGAATACTCTTTCCACTCAAAAACAAGAAAACGAAATTGATAAGTCACTCGAGTTTCTCGAGTCTGTCGGTGGGAATGATCAACGCTGGATCATGTGCTATCCCTATGGGGCATACGACGAATCTCTGCTATCGGTTTTGAAGTCCCGTAACTGTGTTGCCGGGCTGACCACGGAAGTCGGTGTCGTCTCTCCCGGTAAGAACAATGCACTCACACTGCCCCGCCTCGACACCAACGATCTGCCGAAGGACTCAAACGCGGATGCTAACGAGTGGACTCTCAAGGCTAAGGGATAGAGACGGCTGATAAAGCGGCGGCCCGCAGAGGACTCGTCCCACGGGGCCGCCCTACACATTCAGAGGGCTAGGGTGAGGGGCAATTAAACGGGCGGGTGTGGACACCCGCCCCTACGAATAATGTGTGAATCCCGCGTCTACCCCGTAGGGGCCAACCTTTAGGTCGGCCCTAGAGCGTTCCCAATGGAGCGCAAAGCGACGCTACCCCGGTTCGTTTAACAACCGCTCCACCAGCTCGTTGACCAGACCGGGGTCGGCCTTGCCCCGGGTGGCCTTCATCACCTGCCCCACGAAGAATTTCTGCAACTGGGTCTTGCCCGCCAAATACGCCTCGCGCTCGGTGGGGTGCTCCGCGATGACCCGCCGGACCGCCTCCTCGATGCTGCCCTCGTCGGAAATTTGCCCCAGGCCGTGCTTTTCCAGGAGCTCCACCGGCGAGCCCTCATCCCGGTACGCCCGCTCCAGGACCTCCTTGGCCGCCTTCCCGCTGAGCTTCCCGCTCTCGACAAGGTCAATCAATTCCGCCAGTCGAACCGGCGTCAGGGGGCAATCGCCGAAGCCGCGGTTCTCCTCCTTCACGAGCGCCGCCAGGTCGCCGTTGACCCAGTTGGCGGCCGACTTAAAAGGAGCGCCGGCACCGACGACCGCCTCGAAGTAGCGCAGCCGGTCCCGCTCCGCCACCAGCACCCAGGCGTCGTAGCCCGAAAGACCGGCGGCGTGCAGACGCTCGCGCGCCCGCTGGGGCAGCTCGGGCAGCCCGGCCCGTATCTCCTCCACCCACTCCCGCGGAATCGCGAGCGGCGGGATGTCCGGCTCGGGGAAGTAGCGGTAGTCCATCGCCTCCTCCTTCACCCGTCCGGGCAGGGTCGTCCCCTCGCGGTCGTCCCAGTGCCGCGTCTCCTGAATCACCTTCCCCCCCGAGGCCAGAATCCCCGTCTGGCGCTCGAACTCGTACTCCAGCGCCGCCTTGACCGCCTTGAACGAGTTCAGGTTCTTCACCTCAACCTTGGTCCCCAACTTTTTCGAATCCGCCGGGGCCGCGGAGATGTTGGTGTCCACCCGCAGCGAGCCCTCCTCCATGCTGCACGAGGAGACGTCCAGGTACTCCAAGGTTTCTTTCAGCGCCGTGAGGTAGGCGTGGGCGACCTCGGGGCTGGGGATGCAGGGCTCGGTGACGATTTCCATGAGCGGCACCCCGGAGCGGTTGAAATCTATAAGCGTGCCGCCCTTGGAGAAGTGGACCGCCTTGGCGGTGTCCTCCTCGAGGTGCACCCGGCTGATTTTTACGACGGTGTCGGCCCATTCGCCGTAGCGCTCCAAGGGGAAGCGGAACTCTCCCCCCCACCCGACGGGCACCGGGTGCTGGCTTATCTGATAGCCCTTGGGCAGGTCGGGGTAGAAGTAGTTCTTGCGGTCGAAGTGGGTGTTTTCGGAAATTTCGCAGCCCAGAGCCAGGGCGACGCGGACGGCCTTCTCGAAGACGCCGCGGTTGGGGACGGGGAGCGCGCCGGGCTGGCCGGTGCACACCGGGCAGACGACCGTGTTGGGCTCGGCGCCGAACACGACGGCGCAGCCGCAGTAGGCCTTGCTCGCGGTATCGAGCTGCAGATGAACCTCGAAGGCGATGGTGGGCCGATAATCGGTGCTCACGAAAGCCTCCGCCTCAGGGGATGACCGCCAGCTTGCCCACGGCGTCTCCCTTTGGTCCTTGAGCATAGTAAATATACACGCCGCCCGCCAGGGGGACGCCGCTGGAATTCGTCGCATCCCAGGTGTGCCGCCAGGTGGCCAGGCCGCCCTCGACGAAGGGCCCCTCGTCGGCCGTCCCCTCGTAGACCAGCGAGCCCGCAATATCGTACACCCGGATCAGCCCGCCGGCCGGCATCCCGGCGAAGGTGAGCGTCGTGTGCCCTCGACCGGGACGGAAGGGATTGGGATACACGTAGGGATCGCGTGGCTCCAGGGCCACCTCGTCGGCGAAGAGCGCCTCGGCGGCGGCGAAGGCCGTGGCGAGCCGGGCCGCGTGGAGAATCTGGCCCGGGCTCAGCGTGTCGCGGGTGTCGTGGACGGTGCCGATGTTGTAGTTCCGTTCGTCGTCCTACGGGTAGTACTCGCCGAGGAGCACCGCCAGGAAACCGGCGTCCCAAAAACCCACCGCCTCCAGGTCGAGAATCGCCCGGCAGTCGAAGCCGGGGGTTTTCGCCAGGAACCTGCGGCCGCCCGACTGGCCTAAATCTCCCCCCGAGTAGCGGGTGGCGGTGAAGAGAAATCCCAGGTCGCGCTCGGTCTCCAGAGCGCCCAGCGCCTTCGCGGCGACGAGCGCCGCCGCCGTTCCCGAGCCGTTGGCGTCGGCCCCCGGCGCGTCGAACCAGGGGTTCTCCGAGGTGCAGTCGTAGGGCGCGATTACCAAAGGACCCGGCTCCCCCGAGGCGCCGGTTTTGTGGGCGAAGACGTTCACCGCCGGCGGCAGGCCCAGGTCGTCGATTCTGTTCGTCCAACCAATCCCGCCGTCTTCGGTCAGCTCGAAAGCGCCGTACCCCGCGGCGAACCAGCGTTCGGAGTCCATGGCGACGAGCGCCGTCCGGTTCCCCTCGTCGGGGAGGTCGGACGGCTCGCGCAGATACTCCCAGGTATCGCCGCCGTCGGCGGTCGCGAGCACACAGCCGCCGTAGCCCACCGCCACGGCGTTCGTCGCCGACAACGCCACGACGTCGCCTAGGTACTCGTACTCCGGGCCGTCGAAGCGGTGGACCGTTTCCCAGCTCGCGCCGCCGTCGGTGGTGCACAGGATGGTCTCGTAGTCGTTACCCACGGCGAAACCGGTGTCCGCGTCGGCGAGGGAGAGGTTGACGACGAGGGGGCCGTCGGCCGACCAGAGCTCCCAGGTCTCCCCGCCGTCCGTGGTCCGTGAGATGCATCCCCGGTATGGGGAGCCTGTCGTCCCGCCGCAGAGCCAGCCCGTATCCTCGTCGAGGAAGAACATCCCGAAGCAGACGGCGCCGGCCGGGAAGCCGTGGTTCAAATAATTCCAGTGCTTCCCGCCGTCCGTGCTCTTCAGGGCCGCCATCCCGTCGGGGGTGTAGCCGGCGAGGTAGATCACGTCGGCCGACGGCCGCGCCAGCGCGGTGACGGTAAGGTTACCTTCTCCGGGAAGCTCGAAGGCCGTCCAGGTCGCCCCGCCGTCTTCGCTCTGGAGAAGGGTTCCCGAGGAGCCGGCGGCTGAAACTTTCGATGGGTCGGCGGCGGCGTAGGCGACCTCGTACAGGCTCGCTGGAACGGATCCGTCGTCCCGTCGCGTCCAGGCAAAACCTCCGTCCGAAGATGTGTAGATGAGCCCGGCCTGCCCCACGGCGCAGAGATTCTCCCCGGCGGAATCCGCGTCGGAGAAGACCAGCGTGGTGAAGAAGGGGTCCTCGGTCACCTCGTAGCCCCAGGCTCGCAGGGAGGCGGCCAGCGAGGCGCCGGTATCGAAGCAGCCCGAGGTTGGGGTGAAGCGGGTGTCCTCGGCGAGGACGAGGTCGAGGGCGTCCTCGACGTCCCCTGCGTTGACGAGGTCCACCAGCGCCGCCACCTCCTCGGAGTAGGGCGCCGGCGAGTAATCCTGGGCCGCGGGGGACGGAGGGCCCTGGGTCGTCGAAATGAACTCGCCGTGGGGTGAAACAGCCGTCTGACCCGCGGCGAGATTAAAAAGTGCGATGGATAAAAGCGTCAGTCCACGCAAAGCGGGCCGTCCTAGCCGACGGTGCTGAAGATGTTCAACAGGAGCTGGAGGAGCTCGTTGCTCTCGAGCTCCATCTGCTGGCGGAGGAAGCGGCGCCCTTCGACCCCGAAACGTACCAGGCGCTGGTAGGTGAAGCTCTTCGTGAGGTCCCGCCGGTCCTGCACCGAAACCACCTCGTAGCTGCCGTTCCGGCGGGTCAGGAGCCCCAGATCCAAAAAGATGCTCAGGGCCAGCCGGGCCTCCCCACGGGTCAGACACCGGTCGCTCAGTTGGACGATGATGTCGTCGTTGAATGGACCGTCCTTGGGCAGGTCGCGGTATACCTCCGCCAGACGCACGCGGTCCAGCGTCTTGTGTTGCCACTCCTTGACGTCGTGCCGCTCGTAGAGGAGAACCAGGTGCAGGTTCCGGGCGATCCGCCCCAGCTCCCGCAGGAGAATCGCGTCGTAAGGGTTGTCGAAGGGATCGCAGACGCAGGCCCACACCTCGGGGAGAACCTTGAATCCGCCGACGGCCAGGGTCTCCCAGAAGAGGTAGTGCCGATTGTCCAGATCAATGGGGACGGTGGCGGGGAGATACCCGCGCAGGGCGAGGAAGCGCTGGATGGTCCTGCGGCGGTTCGAGCCGGCGTAGATGACCGTCGGCCCCGCGGCCACGATCTCCAGGAGGTCGTCCATGGTCTCCGAATCGCGCCGGTCGTCCACGGACACACCGGAGGGACCGCTCTCCACCCGCTCCTCCAGGTCGAAATCCAGTACGCGGAGCTGAATGTTGGAGCCGGCGTGGAAGGTG
Above is a window of bacterium DNA encoding:
- a CDS encoding aldehyde dehydrogenase family protein, with the protein product MEPGKIYVAGEWTPGKAEPIAVTNPYTGEEVALVGAASADQVRTACSAAKNAFTEYGRWPAHRRTEVVAGLRDAVRGRKEELAQILVAQCGKPITLARAEVERSIETLTLASKCPRWMSGHEVPLDSSPVGRGMLGLARRVPIGPIAAITPFNFPLNLTAHKLGPALAVGCTVVHKPASATPLDAFVLAEILDGLGLPPGTYNLVPGRGADVGEPLCASKELRAITFTGSGDVGRWLTTRAGMKKLTLELGSTAAAIVAADADLDFAVPRLVRGAFSFAGQSCISLQRAFVERGIFNDFCDRFIGETEALGVGDPTREDVLVGPMISAAEADRAFSWIEEARAGGAMVLTGGTREGNVIRPTVLAGVRLEMKVVEREVFAPVVSLVPYDTLDEAIAWTNRNDYGLNLSIFTKNLDAALRAADELEAGAVLVNESPTWRADIMPYGGVKGSGMGREGTRYVFGELTEPKLIAFRR
- a CDS encoding class I SAM-dependent methyltransferase, producing MTSKQQREALEYFRKHAEEWRSKAEGLGSTEVNVIEQRNRYVLAIADENPAMRSFLDVGCGTGELVCHVARRGVDAVGVDYAQEMIDLASQKAIDEAVTQAKFMCCSIFDFEIPSKSYDLISANGFIEYISQQEMNTFFDLVTDALAPGGSFVVGSRNRLFNLVSMNDFTLQELEVADIELLIREAVKWTTAKRIADVLSADCAPLQAPMTEQAKTGIDVMTRFQYTPLQLIGLLRARGLQAVEVYPVHIHGVPPSFCETNAQIHSSIADLLQVHARHNTQLLVHASAFMLHVKKEE
- a CDS encoding polysaccharide deacetylase family protein — its product is MQSVLTIVMYHYVRILRYSRYPEIKGLSINDFEEQISYIKKHYNVISGQELMDAIVEGAPLQPHPLMLTFDDGYIDHFTEVFPVLDRENLHGCFFPTARCILEHKVLDVNKIHFVLASAPDKRSLVEHICNRIDESQSRYDLPASSAYWEKIGRPSRYDTAEVIFCKRTLQRELPLELRKAITDELFSRYVTGDEDSFSRELYMNRDQIRALQECGMYVGSHGYDHIWLNTLSTQKQENEIDKSLEFLESVGGNDQRWIMCYPYGAYDESLLSVLKSRNCVAGLTTEVGVVSPGKNNALTLPRLDTNDLPKDSNADANEWTLKAKG
- the gatB gene encoding Asp-tRNA(Asn)/Glu-tRNA(Gln) amidotransferase subunit GatB, which translates into the protein MSTDYRPTIAFEVHLQLDTASKAYCGCAVVFGAEPNTVVCPVCTGQPGALPVPNRGVFEKAVRVALALGCEISENTHFDRKNYFYPDLPKGYQISQHPVPVGWGGEFRFPLERYGEWADTVVKISRVHLEEDTAKAVHFSKGGTLIDFNRSGVPLMEIVTEPCIPSPEVAHAYLTALKETLEYLDVSSCSMEEGSLRVDTNISAAPADSKKLGTKVEVKNLNSFKAVKAALEYEFERQTGILASGGKVIQETRHWDDREGTTLPGRVKEEAMDYRYFPEPDIPPLAIPREWVEEIRAGLPELPQRARERLHAAGLSGYDAWVLVAERDRLRYFEAVVGAGAPFKSAANWVNGDLAALVKEENRGFGDCPLTPVRLAELIDLVESGKLSGKAAKEVLERAYRDEGSPVELLEKHGLGQISDEGSIEEAVRRVIAEHPTEREAYLAGKTQLQKFFVGQVMKATRGKADPGLVNELVERLLNEPG
- a CDS encoding YCF48-related protein; this translates as MRGLTLLSIALFNLAAGQTAVSPHGEFISTTQGPPSPAAQDYSPAPYSEEVAALVDLVNAGDVEDALDLVLAEDTRFTPTSGCFDTGASLAASLRAWGYEVTEDPFFTTLVFSDADSAGENLCAVGQAGLIYTSSDGGFAWTRRDDGSVPASLYEVAYAAADPSKVSAAGSSGTLLQSEDGGATWTAFELPGEGNLTVTALARPSADVIYLAGYTPDGMAALKSTDGGKHWNYLNHGFPAGAVCFGMFFLDEDTGWLCGGTTGSPYRGCISRTTDGGETWELWSADGPLVVNLSLADADTGFAVGNDYETILCTTDGGASWETVHRFDGPEYEYLGDVVALSATNAVAVGYGGCVLATADGGDTWEYLREPSDLPDEGNRTALVAMDSERWFAAGYGAFELTEDGGIGWTNRIDDLGLPPAVNVFAHKTGASGEPGPLVIAPYDCTSENPWFDAPGADANGSGTAAALVAAKALGALETERDLGFLFTATRYSGGDLGQSGGRRFLAKTPGFDCRAILDLEAVGFWDAGFLAVLLGEYYP